The genome window TGGTAATTTCGTTTTGTCGATGGCCGCGCATGCGATTTCTCggatgaattttgaattttcagccatgtccTTAGGACGATAGCTCAAGGTGTAATCATGCTCTGCTTTTGGGTTGTACCCTGCGCGATTGGTTGGTTTGTATGCTTCGTGCTCCGGATGAAGTCTGCTAAACACTGTGGATTCCTCCTTGTAAGTTGGGTCGTCTTCTTCTTCATCCCATTCCGTATTCATGTTGCGCGCGCCCAAACGGGTTTGGATCGGCCTTCGTTGTAGATTGGAGTTTTGCACGAAGTTGCTCTCTGTTTCAGCATAAGTATCGCGCGTGTCGTGTACGCTGGGTCTTCTTATATTTTGCACTGGTCCTCTTTCTGGACGTAAGTTCCACGCATTTGTCTGCTGAGCCGtgtgtgtactcagagaccttggtTGTGGAGTTACGAATGCTGATTGGTTAGCTTGCGCTTGGAGCAGGGCTTGTTGTGCACTGAGCTGCGTATAAACGAGGTTTATGGACGCCATCTGTTCGGCATAacaggaagccagagtttttccctcgggtagccctaaaagtgcagaatagttgagttgtgcttgttccgatggagcAGAGGGGCCTGCTCCATGGCTTAGAGTCTGCATCGGCGGAGGTGTTTGGTGTAGTACCCCCGTTGGGGTTTGGAAAGCAGCTCCGTTTGTTGTTTGAGTGATGATTCTTGTTGGTGTTTGGAAAgtgggtccagttgtggtttggctaacagGCCTGGATGCACTTCCAAAGATGGGTGGAAAATCGTTGTTCAGCTGACCCTCCTGGATGGTTTCGTTCCTTTGACCCCTTTGGACGTGTGccgtgtccgaaacgagttcaaaggaagaGACTTCTCCGTCGACTGGGTGTGAATGATTTTGTTCTGCCATTTTCACGAGTGTTTTTTAGAAAAGAAAAGAGGTGAGAATGGTTTTGCAAAAAAACGGATGACGCCAATgttgaaacactggttaacacaaGGGGAATCAGTGGGGTTGTTTCGTCTaatgggttcaacctcttcttctACTCGTATTGATGGctcgagatctgcaaaacagtaaacaccgttagtatCGTTAAGAGGGGAgaagggggttttccctcttaaccaggctccggcgtgagaatacgtactgttctgagaggaaataaacagtgtgtgtatagagtgagtaaggAGAGTAAAGATCccgaacctgaatgatgaagggtcctatttatagccggagggtgaagaaggaaggagcagctgtgacagctgtgggcgcgtgccagctgtgcgaccaaggggaatatcctcttggtctgctctgtcatggcaggtgtagtggtacacgtggcgttctCGCATTCGCCCacgctggatacctcgtactggTACTGTCAGCTCTGCTCCCTAAATTGTCGCAGGCCTGTGTGGCATTCTGCTAGTGGTGACACGTAttgtcctttatgtcggatagagcatctttggtgccagctGTAAATCATCCAGAAGTTTCTGGAGTGTTTCGCTGACatggatgccttgtgtgcacaaaagtgatatggtccctgccatgtaggcaggggattgggaccatacctctacACTATGAGTTACGGGCAAAGGCGTTATCGGTACCACATCACCTGTGCGTGAGACGTCGTCTTCGGCTTGGCTGGAGTCGCATTTCCGGCAACGCAATATTAAGGGTTTACTTTTTCCCGCCAAGTGTGAAACGAAGCATTTCACTAATTTTCCCTCTAAAACCACCGACCGGAATCCACCACCGGTTAATGTTACCGCTCCGGTCATGTTGTTTCACCGCCActcacaccaccaccaccataaccaccGTACTCTGTAACCCTATCAAACATCATCTTCTTAAACTTAAACAACTATCATACTCCAAAATGTCATCATCACGCCCCTCTGCGTTCGACGCACTCATGTGCAACTCACGTGCCGCCGCGTCCAAGAACAAAACGCCGtcgtcttcatcttcttcttcattttcccCCAAAAAAcgcaaaaccctaatttcaaaatCCCCAATTAATCCCACTCCAGTTACCGAATTAAAGCACTCAGAAGATGAAATTCATGAATCAAACTTCAAAAAAGTTGATAAAAACCAAGTTAAAGATGAAATTAATGAATCAAATGGGACGAATGAAAAAAATCCAAACCCTAATTTTGTTCAATTGGAGGAACAAAAGGTTTTGAAGAAAGTAAAACTGGTTAATGTGGATGAGAGTGTTGTTGAATTGAAGAAGAAACCGGGTGAATTCGACCCGGAGAAAGCCGGGTACTGGGGGGCGGGTGAGCGGGTGCCGTTTATGTTTGTAGtcaaggtgttcgatgaaatttCGAGGGTGTCGGGTCGGATTATGATTACTGAAATGGTGTGTAACATGTTGAGGACTGTGGTTAGGACCACACCAGATGATTTGGTTGCGGTCGTATACCTTTTAGCGAATAGAATCGCGCCGGCTCATGAGGGGCTGGAGCTCGGGATTGGGGATGCTTCTCTTATTAAGGCACTTGCGGAAGCGTGTGGTGCGACTGAAGCACATATTAAAAAGCAATATAAGGTGTGTTTGTGGTGTAAAATAGATGCATATTAAGAAACTGATGTTTGTTAGGTGTTTATGATAGGAGCTTGGAGACTTGGGTCTTGTTGCTAAAGCGAGCCGGTTGTCTCAACCTTTGATGCGGAAACCGCAACCGTTGACTGTGGCTAAAGTTTTTGATACGTTTCGGGTTATTGCCAAGGTGGGGTCTTTAAATACTAATTTCGGATTTGAACTTGTTTGTGAACGAAATTACCCTTGCCAATTATCTTActtatcttgtctatttgttttttttaaaatacTTTTGATAGGAATCTGGAAAGGATAGTCAAGATAAGAAGAAGAATCACATCAAGGGACTTCTTGTTGCAGCAACCGACTGCGAACCCCAATATTTAATCCGTCTGCTTCAGGTTATCATATCAAAGTAATATATGCTTCAAATTATCGCGCTAAGTTCATATCATTATTGATATAA of Helianthus annuus cultivar XRQ/B chromosome 1, HanXRQr2.0-SUNRISE, whole genome shotgun sequence contains these proteins:
- the LOC118491277 gene encoding uncharacterized protein LOC118491277, whose protein sequence is MASINLVYTQLSAQQALLQAQANQSAFVTPQPRSLSTHTAQQTNAWNLRPERGPVQNIRRPSVHDTRDTYAETESNFVQNSNLQRRPIQTRLGARNMNTEWDEEEDDPTYKEESTVFSRLHPEHEAYKPTNRAGYNPKAEHDYTLSYRPKDMAENSKFIREIACAAIDKTKLPHNVGKYNGLTDPDDHLQVFKGAGATGGWNLPTWCHLFAQTFVGAARIWFDNLPAGKIKSWVDFREKFLAHFSQQRRQARDPRDCLNIRRKDYESVEDFITRYNKECLEIGDIPEKMMRAHFMRAVKCDDLVKRIKGRDGGPKDWETFVEAAKTIAQTDRQLTGDDHQASPQT